A portion of the Methanofastidiosum sp. genome contains these proteins:
- a CDS encoding GNAT family N-acetyltransferase — translation MRVREASFRDRYNIYDLIDSLHNVPLKSPDEIANFNKILTEYIKNPNIKIFVAEENLLDSVEICGFLSLFVKPILFYSYNVCHIEDIVIKDEYKGKGVGAELLEAAINYGKRVKCKYITVSIEGGDPMTKKFYKACGFAENSLEMKYYL, via the coding sequence TTGAGGGTTAGAGAAGCTTCGTTTAGAGACAGATATAATATATATGATCTTATTGATAGTTTGCACAATGTGCCCCTAAAGTCTCCTGATGAAATTGCTAATTTTAATAAAATACTTACTGAATATATCAAAAATCCGAACATAAAAATATTTGTTGCCGAAGAGAATTTACTTGACAGTGTTGAAATTTGTGGGTTCTTATCTCTTTTCGTTAAACCAATACTGTTTTACAGTTACAACGTATGTCATATTGAAGACATTGTCATAAAAGATGAGTACAAGGGAAAAGGTGTTGGGGCAGAACTTTTAGAAGCTGCAATTAACTATGGAAAACGGGTCAAATGTAAGTACATAACAGTATCCATTGAGGGTGGAGACCCCATGACAAAGAAATTCTACAAAGCATGCGGGTTTGCTGAAAACTCTCTTGAAATGAAATACTATTTATAA